A stretch of Lentibacillus sp. JNUCC-1 DNA encodes these proteins:
- the recG gene encoding ATP-dependent DNA helicase RecG, with amino-acid sequence MLNASVQQIKGVGEKLAEDLQMLHIETIEDLLFYFPYRYDVFEVKPISELIHGDKVTIEGTVVYDPSLTFFSRNKSRLMFNVEVEGISIKAVMFNRAFAKKHLNAGDVVTLTGKWDSNRLQITVNTYKKGRYDQDAAIHPIYSIKGDITSNVLKKTIKNALKVYEKEVSELLPASYLQNYKLPVRHEALKTMHFPESRFKLKHARRRFVYEEFLLFQLKMQVYKKMTREAEGGISQVFDKDEVSSFVNTFPFKLTQAQEKVLRHILKDMASPFRMNRLLQGDVGSGKTAVAAISIYATVTAGKQCAFMVPTEILAEQHYLSLMNLFEDRARIVLLTGSVKGKPRKEIETAINAHDVDIVIGTHALIQDNVHFSDLGLVIVDEQHRFGVNQRRTLRDKGMNPDVLFMTATPIPRTLAITAFGDMDVSIIDELPSGRKPVETHWATERQFPRVLSFIEKHVTNGEQAYVVCPLIEESDKLDIQNAVDLHHQMETFFPGNIQVGLLHGRLPTDEKEQMMKDFSANRIQVLVSTTVIEVGVNVPNATIMVIYDAERFGLSQLHQLRGRVGRGNNQSYCILIADPKGEVGKERMRIMTTTTDGFELAEQDLKLRGPGDFFGTKQSGMPEFKVADMVHDYRALETARADASEIIQNNSLETDPNYASLAEEIKRESAFKEKMD; translated from the coding sequence ATGTTGAATGCATCCGTACAGCAAATAAAAGGTGTCGGTGAAAAACTGGCTGAAGATCTCCAAATGCTGCACATTGAAACCATTGAAGATCTGTTGTTTTATTTCCCGTATCGATATGACGTGTTTGAGGTTAAACCGATCTCAGAACTTATCCACGGAGATAAAGTGACGATAGAGGGAACTGTGGTCTATGACCCTTCCCTTACTTTTTTCTCCCGCAATAAATCACGGCTTATGTTTAACGTTGAAGTTGAAGGGATCTCTATTAAAGCTGTTATGTTCAACAGGGCATTTGCCAAAAAACATTTGAATGCAGGAGATGTTGTCACTCTCACAGGGAAGTGGGATTCCAATCGTTTGCAAATTACGGTTAATACATATAAAAAAGGGCGGTACGATCAGGACGCTGCCATACACCCGATATATTCCATTAAGGGTGATATCACGAGCAATGTTTTGAAAAAAACCATAAAGAATGCTCTCAAAGTTTATGAAAAAGAAGTCTCTGAGCTGCTTCCGGCTTCCTATTTGCAAAACTACAAACTGCCTGTCAGACATGAAGCACTCAAAACAATGCACTTTCCTGAGAGCCGCTTCAAGCTCAAACATGCCCGCCGTCGGTTCGTGTATGAGGAATTTCTGTTATTCCAGCTGAAAATGCAAGTCTATAAGAAAATGACACGTGAAGCTGAAGGAGGCATAAGCCAGGTATTTGATAAGGATGAAGTCAGTTCATTTGTCAATACCTTTCCGTTTAAACTCACACAGGCCCAGGAAAAAGTTCTTCGCCATATATTGAAAGATATGGCATCCCCATTTAGGATGAACCGTTTACTGCAAGGGGACGTTGGCTCGGGCAAAACTGCCGTAGCTGCGATTTCAATATATGCCACCGTTACAGCTGGCAAACAATGCGCCTTTATGGTACCAACTGAAATACTTGCTGAACAGCATTACCTGTCTCTCATGAATTTGTTTGAGGACCGAGCCAGGATTGTATTGTTAACGGGTTCTGTTAAAGGAAAGCCCCGTAAGGAAATTGAAACAGCCATCAATGCTCACGACGTGGATATTGTCATAGGCACCCATGCACTAATACAGGATAATGTCCATTTCTCCGACCTCGGTCTTGTCATTGTTGATGAACAACATCGTTTTGGGGTCAATCAGCGACGCACTTTAAGAGATAAAGGCATGAATCCTGATGTTTTATTCATGACAGCTACTCCAATCCCACGAACATTGGCGATCACTGCATTTGGAGACATGGATGTATCGATTATTGATGAATTACCTTCAGGGCGTAAACCAGTTGAAACACACTGGGCAACAGAACGCCAGTTTCCCCGTGTTTTGTCTTTTATTGAAAAGCATGTAACAAATGGTGAACAAGCTTATGTTGTATGTCCGCTTATAGAAGAATCTGATAAATTAGATATCCAAAACGCTGTGGACCTTCATCACCAAATGGAGACGTTTTTTCCTGGAAACATTCAAGTAGGGCTTTTACACGGAAGGCTGCCCACTGATGAAAAAGAGCAGATGATGAAAGACTTTAGTGCTAATCGAATTCAGGTGCTTGTTTCAACCACAGTCATTGAAGTAGGGGTAAATGTTCCGAATGCTACCATCATGGTGATATATGATGCTGAGCGATTCGGTTTATCTCAGCTTCATCAACTTAGAGGTCGCGTTGGCCGGGGAAATAACCAAAGTTATTGTATTCTGATTGCTGACCCTAAAGGTGAAGTCGGTAAAGAGCGTATGCGTATCATGACTACAACAACTGATGGATTTGAGTTGGCTGAACAGGATCTTAAGCTAAGAGGCCCTGGAGACTTTTTTGGCACCAAACAAAGTGGCATGCCGGAATTTAAGGTAGCAGATATGGTTCATGACTACCGTGCTTTAGAGACCGCTCGAGCTGATGCATCCGAAATCATACAAAACAATTCCCTTGAGACAGATCCTAACTATGCTTCGTTAGCTGAAGAGATTAAAAGGGAGTCTGCTTTTAAAGAAAAAATGGATTAA
- the fapR gene encoding transcription factor FapR codes for MKLSKPKRQELLIETIEITPFITDEDLARKFQVSIQTIRLDRMELSIPELRERIKTVAKNQWNETVRALPLEEVIGEIVDLELDKRAISILEIKHEHVFSRNNIARGHHLFAQANSLAVAVMNDELALTAKSDLTFMRQVVEGEKVVAKAVVKGQSSKGHTIVHVNSFVAQEPVFSGIFNMFRSNEQKGESSHETGY; via the coding sequence ATGAAGCTGAGTAAACCTAAACGCCAGGAATTACTGATTGAAACAATAGAAATAACACCGTTCATCACAGATGAAGATTTAGCTAGAAAGTTTCAAGTCAGTATACAAACCATTCGACTTGACCGAATGGAATTGTCTATTCCCGAGTTGCGGGAAAGGATTAAAACGGTTGCCAAGAATCAATGGAATGAAACTGTCAGAGCTCTTCCACTTGAAGAAGTGATCGGAGAAATTGTTGACTTGGAACTGGATAAACGGGCCATTTCTATTTTGGAAATTAAGCATGAACACGTGTTTTCCAGAAATAACATTGCTAGAGGTCATCATTTGTTTGCTCAAGCAAATTCACTTGCCGTTGCCGTAATGAATGACGAACTGGCATTGACAGCCAAAAGTGATCTGACGTTTATGCGTCAGGTTGTAGAAGGTGAAAAAGTAGTTGCAAAAGCCGTTGTTAAAGGTCAGAGCTCTAAAGGACATACTATAGTACATGTCAACAGCTTTGTGGCTCAAGAGCCGGTTTTTTCCGGTATATTTAATATGTTTCGTTCAAACGAACAAAAAGGAGAGTCTTCTCATGAAACTGGCTATTGA
- a CDS encoding DUF1128 domain-containing protein — protein MNLEQPTEENLKYILEDLTERLGVVNRSLMDHEDYDLDKYDELKMMYDMIKQKGQLSAPETQAFISELRSVRKV, from the coding sequence GTGAATCTTGAACAACCGACTGAAGAAAATCTGAAATATATTCTGGAGGATTTAACAGAACGTCTTGGTGTCGTAAACCGATCACTTATGGATCATGAAGACTACGACTTGGACAAGTATGATGAGTTGAAAATGATGTACGACATGATTAAGCAAAAAGGACAATTAAGCGCCCCTGAAACACAAGCATTCATTAGCGAATTAAGATCCGTACGTAAAGTTTAA
- the sdaAB gene encoding L-serine ammonia-lyase, iron-sulfur-dependent subunit beta, with amino-acid sequence MKFNSVFDIIGPVMIGPSSSHTAGAARIGRAARNLFGVQPEWAKVYLYESFAKTYKGHGTDFAIAGGLLDFDTDDTRMSQSLEIAKEKGLDIEFIEDAGKAPHPNTARIVIGKGDQQQELVGISIGGGKIEITELNGFELRLSGNHPAILIMHDDRFGAIASVTQILAKHEINIGHMEVNRKDVGKSALMVIEVDQNADDSVLQELQRADHIISIAKISS; translated from the coding sequence ATGAAGTTTAATTCAGTTTTTGATATTATTGGCCCGGTTATGATCGGCCCGTCCAGTTCTCATACAGCTGGAGCCGCACGAATTGGTCGCGCTGCCCGAAATTTATTTGGCGTACAACCTGAGTGGGCGAAAGTGTATTTATATGAATCATTTGCTAAGACGTATAAGGGACATGGGACAGATTTTGCAATTGCTGGAGGGTTGCTTGATTTTGATACGGACGATACACGTATGAGTCAGTCACTTGAGATTGCAAAGGAAAAAGGACTAGACATCGAGTTTATTGAGGATGCAGGAAAGGCTCCTCACCCAAATACCGCCCGGATAGTCATTGGCAAGGGAGACCAGCAGCAGGAACTTGTTGGCATCTCCATTGGTGGCGGTAAGATTGAAATTACCGAATTAAACGGTTTTGAACTGCGCCTTTCAGGGAATCATCCCGCTATTCTTATTATGCATGATGATCGTTTTGGGGCGATTGCATCAGTGACACAGATTCTTGCTAAACATGAGATTAATATCGGTCACATGGAAGTAAATCGGAAAGATGTAGGCAAAAGCGCCTTGATGGTGATTGAAGTGGACCAAAACGCCGATGATTCAGTTCTTCAAGAGCTTCAGCGAGCAGATCACATTATAAGTATTGCCAAAATATCAAGTTAA
- the fabD gene encoding ACP S-malonyltransferase, which yields MKRAAFLFPGQGSQKVGMGQALYEAYPDVKHIYNEADEMLGYDLSELMFQGPEETLTETEHAQPALLLSSVAAHTILLSEGVQPVMTAGHSLGEYSALVASGALSLQDALPLVKRRGQLMEDAFPNGKGAMAAVLGLEESKVIQVLEGIGEEIVDIANYNCPGQIVISGTKEGIDKASEQLKSQGAKRVMKLNVSGPFHSRLMKQANAAFSEELNDVSIRDAQIPVYANVTAEPVTAQDTIKDLLVKQLYSPVRFEQSVRNMIEQGTDAFVEVGNGKVLSGLVKKIDRSIPTFPIQDVESLNKFLEWYKGRINAYR from the coding sequence ATGAAACGAGCAGCGTTCTTATTTCCCGGCCAAGGGTCACAAAAAGTCGGGATGGGACAAGCACTTTATGAAGCATACCCTGATGTAAAGCACATATATAATGAGGCAGATGAGATGCTGGGATATGACCTGTCTGAGCTGATGTTTCAGGGTCCCGAGGAGACGTTAACTGAAACAGAACATGCCCAGCCAGCACTGCTGCTTTCAAGTGTCGCAGCACACACAATTTTGCTTAGTGAAGGCGTGCAGCCCGTCATGACAGCTGGCCATAGTCTTGGGGAATACAGTGCACTTGTCGCTTCCGGTGCTTTATCACTTCAGGATGCATTGCCATTAGTGAAACGCAGAGGACAGCTTATGGAAGACGCTTTTCCGAATGGCAAGGGGGCAATGGCCGCAGTACTTGGTCTTGAAGAATCTAAAGTCATACAGGTTCTTGAAGGAATTGGAGAGGAAATTGTGGATATCGCCAATTACAATTGTCCTGGCCAGATTGTCATTTCAGGCACAAAAGAAGGGATTGACAAGGCCTCAGAACAGCTGAAATCACAGGGTGCCAAACGGGTAATGAAACTTAATGTCAGCGGACCGTTTCACTCGCGTCTTATGAAACAGGCAAATGCAGCTTTCTCAGAGGAATTAAATGATGTGTCCATTCGGGATGCCCAAATTCCTGTTTACGCAAATGTCACTGCCGAACCCGTTACAGCTCAAGATACGATTAAAGACTTACTGGTTAAACAATTGTATTCGCCAGTACGGTTTGAGCAATCAGTCAGAAATATGATTGAGCAGGGGACAGACGCTTTTGTCGAGGTAGGCAATGGCAAGGTTTTAAGCGGCCTTGTTAAGAAAATAGATCGCAGTATTCCAACTTTTCCTATTCAAGATGTAGAGTCATTGAATAAATTTCTGGAGTGGTATAAGGGGCGGATTAATGCTTACAGGTAA
- the rnc gene encoding ribonuclease III — translation MNIQQFEERMNIKFKDQSLIKQAFTHSSYVNEHRDAHVADNERLEFLGDAVLELGVSQFLYRENKKMPEGQLTKLRAAIVCEASLVSFAQKLNLGEYILLGKGEEQSGGRNRPALLADAFEAFLGALYLDQGFSVALEVLETHVFPEINTGAFSHVMDYKSQLQEVVQQDKHQTVSYKIIDEKGPSHNREFVTQVMINDNLAGTGTGRSKKESEQRAAKQALDAFQ, via the coding sequence ATGAACATTCAACAGTTTGAAGAACGGATGAATATTAAATTTAAGGATCAATCATTGATTAAACAAGCTTTTACACATTCATCATATGTGAATGAGCATCGTGATGCCCATGTCGCGGATAATGAGCGGCTGGAGTTTTTAGGGGATGCTGTACTTGAACTTGGGGTCAGCCAGTTTCTATACAGAGAAAACAAAAAGATGCCTGAAGGACAATTAACAAAATTGCGGGCAGCTATTGTGTGTGAAGCATCACTGGTAAGCTTTGCCCAAAAATTAAATCTCGGCGAATATATTCTTCTAGGAAAAGGAGAGGAACAGTCCGGTGGTCGAAACAGACCAGCACTTCTGGCGGACGCATTTGAAGCATTTCTTGGGGCTTTATATCTTGATCAGGGCTTTTCTGTGGCGCTTGAGGTTTTGGAGACCCATGTATTTCCGGAAATCAATACAGGTGCTTTTTCGCATGTGATGGATTATAAAAGTCAGTTGCAGGAGGTGGTGCAACAAGACAAGCATCAAACTGTTTCCTACAAGATTATTGATGAGAAAGGCCCTTCACATAATCGTGAATTCGTAACCCAAGTTATGATCAACGATAATCTGGCTGGAACGGGTACAGGACGGTCAAAAAAAGAATCTGAACAAAGAGCCGCCAAACAAGCCCTCGACGCTTTTCAATGA
- the acpP gene encoding acyl carrier protein: MADVFERVKNIIVEQLDVEESKVKMEASFKDDLEADSLDVVELVMELEDEFDMEIADEEAEKINTVGDAVNYINSTQS; encoded by the coding sequence ATGGCAGACGTATTTGAACGTGTCAAAAACATTATCGTCGAGCAACTCGACGTTGAAGAGTCAAAGGTGAAAATGGAAGCTTCTTTTAAAGATGATCTTGAAGCTGATTCATTGGATGTCGTTGAACTCGTTATGGAACTTGAAGATGAATTTGATATGGAAATTGCCGATGAAGAGGCAGAAAAAATTAATACGGTTGGGGACGCTGTGAATTACATAAACAGCACTCAATCCTAA
- the sdaAA gene encoding L-serine ammonia-lyase, iron-sulfur-dependent, subunit alpha — protein MFRTVKELVEMAEKDEIHISEVMIRQEMDVKEKTREDVISEMERNLQVMEQAIEDSLQGVQSVTGLTGGDAVKIQNYMKNSTPLSGPLMMDAVSKAMGTNEVNAAMGTICATPTAGSAGCVPGTLFAVKNQLNPTREEMIRYLFTAGAFGFVVANNAFISGAAGGCQAEVGSAGAMASAAIVEMAGGSPQQSADAFAITLKNMLGLVCDPVAGLVEVPCVKRNAAGSSLAIVSADMALAGVTSTIPCDEVIGAMYKIGKQMPSSLRETGEGGLADTPTGRLLKDKIFGAIG, from the coding sequence ATGTTTCGTACAGTTAAAGAATTAGTGGAAATGGCTGAAAAAGATGAGATTCATATTTCAGAAGTCATGATTCGCCAGGAAATGGACGTGAAAGAAAAAACTCGGGAAGACGTTATTTCTGAAATGGAAAGAAATCTTCAAGTCATGGAACAAGCAATAGAAGATAGTTTACAAGGTGTGCAATCTGTTACAGGATTAACCGGTGGTGACGCTGTAAAGATCCAAAACTATATGAAAAACAGCACGCCATTATCAGGGCCATTGATGATGGATGCTGTTAGTAAAGCCATGGGTACTAATGAGGTCAACGCAGCAATGGGTACCATATGTGCCACACCAACAGCAGGTAGCGCAGGCTGTGTGCCTGGAACTCTATTTGCTGTTAAGAATCAACTCAATCCTACGCGTGAAGAAATGATCAGATATTTATTTACGGCTGGGGCGTTTGGTTTTGTTGTGGCCAATAATGCTTTCATTTCTGGAGCAGCCGGCGGTTGTCAGGCAGAAGTGGGCTCTGCAGGAGCGATGGCATCAGCTGCCATTGTAGAAATGGCAGGCGGATCTCCACAGCAATCAGCAGATGCATTTGCCATAACCCTTAAAAATATGCTCGGACTTGTGTGTGATCCAGTAGCAGGTCTTGTTGAAGTTCCTTGTGTTAAAAGAAATGCCGCCGGATCTTCACTTGCAATTGTTTCGGCTGATATGGCACTGGCAGGGGTCACAAGTACGATCCCTTGTGATGAAGTAATTGGTGCTATGTACAAAATCGGAAAACAAATGCCTTCAAGTTTACGAGAAACTGGCGAAGGTGGTCTTGCCGATACACCAACAGGACGCTTGCTTAAGGATAAGATATTTGGAGCAATCGGTTAA
- the fabG gene encoding 3-oxoacyl-[acyl-carrier-protein] reductase → MLTGKSALVTGASRGIGRAIALELARQGANVAVNFAGNAEKAQAVVDEIHSLGRSSFKIQADVTNETSVKEMVKAVTTEFGSLDILVNNAGITKDNIIMRMKEADFDSVINTNLKGVFLCTKAVTRQMMKQRSGKIINVASIVGVSGNPGQANYVAAKAGVIGLTKTTAQELASRNIHVNAVAPGFIATDMTDELTEEQRNNILSLIPLNKLGKPEDVANIVRFLASEDADYVTGQTIHIDGGMVM, encoded by the coding sequence ATGCTTACAGGTAAGAGTGCACTCGTAACCGGCGCTTCACGCGGTATCGGACGGGCAATTGCGCTTGAGTTGGCACGCCAAGGCGCCAATGTTGCCGTGAATTTCGCTGGCAATGCCGAAAAAGCTCAAGCTGTGGTGGATGAAATTCACTCACTGGGGCGGTCATCTTTTAAAATTCAGGCGGATGTGACCAATGAAACCTCTGTTAAAGAGATGGTTAAAGCAGTTACGACTGAATTTGGAAGCCTCGATATCCTGGTGAATAACGCGGGCATTACGAAAGACAATATTATTATGCGTATGAAAGAAGCAGACTTCGATAGTGTGATTAATACCAATCTCAAAGGGGTATTTCTATGTACCAAAGCCGTTACTCGGCAAATGATGAAGCAACGAAGCGGTAAAATAATAAATGTTGCTTCGATCGTGGGGGTAAGCGGGAATCCTGGACAAGCCAACTATGTAGCTGCCAAAGCCGGAGTGATCGGCTTAACCAAAACGACAGCCCAAGAGCTTGCTTCTAGAAATATTCATGTTAATGCTGTTGCACCAGGTTTCATTGCCACAGACATGACGGATGAATTAACAGAGGAGCAGCGTAACAATATCCTGTCTCTCATTCCGCTGAACAAACTTGGAAAACCCGAAGACGTTGCAAATATTGTCCGTTTTCTTGCCTCAGAGGATGCAGATTATGTAACTGGTCAGACGATTCATATTGACGGCGGCATGGTCATGTGA